The Acidobacteriota bacterium genomic interval AAGATATCTTGCATTAATTACATAAAAATATCCCCAGGCATCTTTGTATGCATCCTTAAAGACATCTCTATCAATGTAAGGCCCGTTCCATCGAAATTCACCAAGTAAAGGATAATCCTGTCCAATCTCATTTACATTCAGAGGGCCAGTGTCATTATCAGGATTATTGAAATTTAGATAATCATACAAAGGCTTAAATGGAAGCCAGCTCCCCCAGTTAATTGCACCAGGAAGAGCCTTTTCAGGAGGAGCCACTGCTTTGCATTCTCCTCCTGGTTCTAAAACGGGATTTCCTCCGATTACTCTATTCACACCACCGGATGGCCCATCCATGTTTGTAAACGGCCATTTACCTGTATCTTTATTCAAATTTAATATAGCAGCTCCAATTATCTGAAGTTCATTCTTGGTTCTGGTTATCCTTGCATCATTTATGTATCTTGCAACCATTGGAACAACTATAGCAATAAGAATTGAAATTATTGTAAGAACAACAACCATTTCTATAAGTGTAAAGCCTTTCTCTCTCATTTTTTTATTCTAAGCAAAATATAATTCAATGAAAGCTCGAAAGTCAAACTGTTTGAGTTTAAAGCCATGTCTCTTTTTATTTAATATTTTATTCAGATTATTCAGAATATTCTTTACATTATATTTTTTTTCTAAAAACAATTGAGATTTCATCCATGTAAATTACTTCCCATTCATTTTCTTTAGAGATTAATTGGTTTACAGGAAAATATTTTGGGAAGATAATCAAATTCCCTCCTTGGTTCACATTGTCATTAAGGTATTCTTTCCAATATAAATTCCCTTTTTCAAAGTGAAAAAGTTTATAGTAATATTCTTTTAAATATAAAGGAGTTCTACCATCCACCGAAACCTTTGTCTGTGGATATAATGAAAAAATTAAAAAACCTCCCCAGTTAAATAAATTAATAACTTTTGTTTTAGGGTTTATAATTTTTTGTTCTTTTAAGAAATTCACTGCTCTTAAAGGATATTGAAAACTCATAATTTTATAAGGATCTAAATAAGAAAGCTTAATAATTATGTTAAAAAATAAGGCGAAATATATTATAAAATTAAGAAAAGGAATAATTAATTTTGTTATTTTTTTTTGAAATATTTTAAAATTTATAGATATTTTAGGAATTGAAGAAGATAATACTATTGTAGAAGAGATTGCAAAATAAGGAATATTTCTAATCATATCAAATGCAAGATAGGAAAAAAATAAAGTAATCAATATATTTGAAAAATCAAGTTTTCTTGAGGCAATTGCTATTGAATTTAAAATTAATAATAGAGGAAATATCAAAAATATTTTATTATGAAAATCTGGGGAATTAAATTCACTGATATATGGTTTCAAATAATCAATTTTAAGATATTCCCATATTTGCATGTATAATTTATAGGTATATGGATTAAAAAAAGTTGTTATAAAAGTCAGAAAAGAAATTATTGAAAATTTTAATAAATCAAGTGATTTTTGTTTGTGTATCAACAAATTTAATATTTCTCCAGTAAGAAATAGGGCCAATAAAATTAATCCATATATAAAGACAATATGTATATTTGCCCATAGAATCATTATCAATGGAAGAAAGATTAGATTGTCTTTTTTAAAATATTTATATTGATAGATTATAAAAAGGAATAAGGTAAAAAATAAAAAAGAAAAAGTTGTTGGTCTCACCACAGAAAGGGGTAGTATTAATGGAATTATAAGGAGAGTAAGAACTGAAGAAATATAAATATTCTGGGATAGTTGGTAACAGAGATATAGGATAATAAAAAACATAAGTAAATGGATTGCAAATTTTAAATAGAAAAGACCGAGCCATTCAAATTGGGAATAGATTAAGTAAAAAATAATTTCTGCAAGCCAGCTATAAGCTATCCATTGTTTTTGAATGCTCTGGAAAGAGAAGGGGTCATTATAAGGGATGGATTTATTTTTTACGATTAATTCCCCGGTTTTTAGATGCCAGAAAATATCCGGGTCCCCCGAATCCTTATAAAATCTTATAGAAAAATAGAAAACGCTCCAAAATACAAGGAAAATCATCGATATTCTAAAGCTTGATATATGAAGAAGGATCTTTTTTATAGATTGCATTGAGGATAAACTATCATACATATTTAGTTTAATTCAAGGGATATTTTCTTTTTTAAATTTCTATTAATACAAACGCACAAATATTTGTTACATTCTATTGTCGTGTCACTTAAATATCTTTTGTTATTCCTTTGTGACACGACCCTTTCCCTATGGGAGAAAGATCTCCTTAGACGCTTCGCTCCCCAGAGATGGGGAAGAGACCTTCCCCATACCCCTTCAGTGTGCTTTATTCTAAAGTATTTATTTGTGAAGATAT includes:
- a CDS encoding type II secretion system protein, giving the protein MREKGFTLIEMVVVLTIISILIAIVVPMVARYINDARITRTKNELQIIGAAILNLNKDTGKWPFTNMDGPSGGVNRVIGGNPVLEPGGECKAVAPPEKALPGAINWGSWLPFKPLYDYLNFNNPDNDTGPLNVNEIGQDYPLLGEFRWNGPYIDRDVFKDAYKDAWGYFYVINARYLPGNNFFGQNTAGHKVLLLSAGPDNMWSTAFSDFITKDTLPDDNPYGDDLGFVLYTNETEIRYERFPYYYRYR